A genomic window from Silene latifolia isolate original U9 population chromosome Y, ASM4854445v1, whole genome shotgun sequence includes:
- the LOC141629627 gene encoding uncharacterized protein LOC141629627, with protein MGNYTKQQWTTIVWNDWNIPKTSFISWLIMQEGINIKSKLYVYGFCQDDRCILCDTQTETIPHLFTECEFSSKVQNCVEDWIGRPMPTFNELLTTNRNSLKWKALAMILTNYRYLIWAQRNHERIELNVLRPSVVLERMKKMVQLQIRRRCMSKDGMSEMEIRNCMGFY; from the coding sequence ATGGGGAATTATACGAAACAACAATGGACTACAATTGTATGGAATGACTGGAATATTCCTAAAACTTCATTCATATCATGGCTCATTATGCAAGAAGGTATTAACATCAAATCGAAACTCTATGTTTATGGTTTCTGTCAGGATGATAGGTGTATTTTGTGTGATACTCAGACTGAAACAATTCCTCATCTGTTCACTGAGTGTGAGTTTAGCAGCAAAGTCCAGAATTGTGTTGAGGATTGGATTGGACGACCAATGCCTACCTTCAATGAACTACTGACTACAAATCGAAATAGTTTGAAATGGAAAGCACTAGCTATGATTTTGACGAATTACAGATATCTAATCTGGGCTCAACGGAATCATGAGAGGATTGAGCTAAATGTGTTGAGGCCTTCAGTGGTTCTGGAGCGGATGAAGAAGATGGTCCAGCTGCAAATCCGACGGAGGTGTATGAGTAAGGATGGTATGAGTGAAATGGAAATCCGAAATTGCATGGGTTTCTATTGA